In one Arachis duranensis cultivar V14167 chromosome 9, aradu.V14167.gnm2.J7QH, whole genome shotgun sequence genomic region, the following are encoded:
- the LOC110275566 gene encoding uncharacterized protein LOC110275566 has translation MIGRADIEGSKSNVAMNAWLPQASYPCGNFSDTSSFKFRRSKGSLGHAFTVRIRTGNQNQTSFYPSVPHEISVLVELILGHLRYLLTDVPPQPNSPPDNVFRPDRPAEASLGSKKRGNAPPPINGISKITLKVVVFHFRRFRLPLILHLSSHFTKSD, from the coding sequence ATGATAGGAAGAGCCGACATCGAAGGATCAAAAAGCAACGTCGCTATGAACGCTTGGCTGCCACAAGCCAGTTATCCCTGTGGTAACTTTTCTGACACCTCTAGCTTCAAATTCCGAAGGTCTAAAGGATCGTTAGGCCACGCTTTCACGGTTCGTATTCGTACTGGAAATCAGAATCAAACGAGCTTTTACCCTTCTGTTCCACACGAGATTTCTGTTCTCGTTGAGCTCATCTTAGGACACCTGCGTTATCTTTTAACAGATGTGCCGCCCCAGCCAAACTCCCCACCTGACAATGTCTTCCGCCCGGATCGACCGGCCGAAGCCAGCCTTGGGTCCAAAAAGAGGGGCAATGCCCCGCCTCCGATTAACGGAATAAGTAAAATAACGTTAAAAGTAGTGGTATTTCACTTTCGCCGTTTCCGGCTCCCACTTATCCTACACCTCTCAAGTCATTTCACAAAGTCGGACTAG